From one Chryseobacterium sp. 3008163 genomic stretch:
- a CDS encoding DUF6438 domain-containing protein, with protein MKYLLGLFAIVVLFSCQSQKVESKYSTIEYEAGACFGFCPIYKMTIQADRTAILEAEHFNFSKGTSKDEFSKPREGTFTTTIKEADYNKLVASLNDLDVKSLQDKYGSRNVSDMPTCYLRIKLADGTSKNTEDYGKRGSEKLMKVYQIFEDLKQSQQWTKVK; from the coding sequence ATGAAATACTTATTAGGCCTTTTTGCAATCGTAGTTTTATTCTCTTGCCAATCTCAGAAAGTAGAATCGAAATATTCAACGATTGAATATGAAGCCGGAGCGTGTTTCGGATTTTGTCCGATTTACAAAATGACGATTCAGGCAGACCGAACTGCAATTCTTGAAGCCGAACATTTTAATTTTTCTAAAGGAACTTCAAAAGACGAATTTTCAAAACCAAGAGAAGGAACTTTCACTACAACGATCAAAGAAGCCGACTACAATAAACTTGTAGCTTCGCTAAATGATCTGGACGTGAAAAGTCTTCAGGATAAATATGGAAGCCGTAATGTGAGCGATATGCCAACTTGTTATTTAAGAATTAAGCTAGCCGACGGAACTTCAAAAAACACAGAAGATTATGGTAAAAGAGGTTCTGAAAAACTGATGAAAGTCTACCAGATTTTTGAGGATTTAAAGCAAAGTCAGCAGTGGACGAAAGTAAAATAA
- a CDS encoding DEAD/DEAH box helicase codes for MNLFTETNLSPDILKAIGELGYESPTEIQKQTIPFIQSDIRDLIALAQTGTGKTAAFSLPILDMIDDTSRKIQFLVLCPTRELCLQISKDINNYSKYMKNIKTTAVYGGSSITDQMRSLRDKPQVIVGTPGRVIDLINRKALDFSEIHWLVLDEADEMLSMGFKDELETILRETPETKQTFLFSATMSKEVERISKSYLTTPHRISVGSINEVKKNIKHEFYVVGYRNKKEALKRLIDANPNQYSIIFCRTRMETQEVADFLMQNGYAADALHGDLSQAQRDTVMKKFRLKNIDILVATDVAARGLDVDSLTHVIHFSLPDDPEVFVHRSGRTGRAGKDGISMSLIKPEESRKLKQIKSTTKIDIVEKKIPTGDEVISAQVKGVFEKLMTEHETIFEFDQSLVPDLSNFTKEELVVQLLQFQLKDFALYYKDKQDLVDQKFNNRDDDRGGRDRDSRGGRDRDRGRDRDRGDRNERSDRGERRGDRGGKPRQRDENMTRFFFNLGKKDQLKKLDVLEIINKATSSKGSKRAEIGNIEILEKFSFFEVEKSFSNELIGNLQSMKFKGKDMRAEEAN; via the coding sequence ATGAATTTATTTACGGAGACCAATTTAAGTCCTGATATCCTTAAGGCCATTGGCGAACTGGGTTACGAAAGCCCGACAGAAATCCAAAAACAGACTATCCCTTTTATTCAATCAGATATTCGCGATCTAATCGCACTTGCGCAGACAGGGACAGGCAAAACAGCAGCGTTTTCGCTTCCGATTTTGGACATGATTGACGATACGAGTCGCAAAATCCAATTTTTGGTGCTTTGCCCGACACGAGAACTATGTCTACAGATTTCAAAAGACATTAACAACTATTCGAAGTACATGAAAAACATCAAAACTACAGCAGTTTATGGTGGAAGCAGTATTACGGATCAAATGCGTTCTTTGAGAGATAAGCCACAAGTGATTGTGGGTACTCCGGGAAGGGTGATCGACTTGATCAACAGAAAAGCTCTTGACTTCTCTGAAATCCACTGGTTGGTTTTGGATGAAGCAGATGAGATGTTATCTATGGGTTTCAAAGACGAATTGGAAACAATTTTGAGAGAAACTCCTGAAACAAAACAAACTTTCTTGTTCTCGGCAACGATGAGCAAAGAGGTTGAAAGAATTTCTAAAAGTTACCTTACAACTCCGCACCGTATTTCTGTGGGTTCTATTAACGAAGTTAAAAAGAACATCAAGCATGAATTCTATGTGGTAGGTTACCGTAACAAAAAAGAAGCTCTAAAAAGACTAATTGATGCAAACCCGAACCAGTATTCTATTATTTTCTGTAGAACAAGAATGGAAACTCAGGAGGTTGCAGACTTTTTAATGCAAAACGGTTATGCAGCTGATGCTCTTCATGGTGATCTTTCTCAAGCGCAGAGAGATACGGTAATGAAGAAATTCAGATTGAAAAACATCGATATCTTGGTGGCGACTGACGTTGCAGCAAGAGGTTTGGATGTTGATTCATTGACGCACGTTATTCACTTCTCTTTACCGGATGATCCTGAAGTTTTTGTACACAGAAGCGGAAGAACAGGTAGAGCAGGAAAAGACGGTATTTCTATGTCATTGATCAAGCCTGAAGAAAGCAGAAAGCTGAAGCAGATAAAATCTACGACGAAAATTGATATCGTTGAGAAGAAAATTCCTACTGGTGACGAAGTAATTTCGGCTCAGGTAAAAGGAGTTTTTGAAAAACTAATGACAGAGCACGAAACTATCTTTGAATTTGATCAAAGTCTTGTTCCTGATTTAAGTAATTTCACTAAAGAAGAATTGGTTGTTCAGTTGCTACAGTTCCAGTTGAAAGACTTTGCTTTGTACTATAAGGACAAGCAGGATCTTGTGGATCAGAAGTTCAACAACAGAGATGATGACCGAGGTGGAAGAGACAGAGACAGCAGAGGTGGAAGAGACCGTGACAGAGGAAGAGATCGTGATAGAGGAGATCGCAACGAACGTAGCGACAGAGGTGAAAGAAGAGGAGATCGTGGTGGTAAGCCAAGACAGAGAGACGAAAATATGACTAGATTTTTCTTCAACCTTGGTAAAAAAGACCAGTTGAAAAAACTAGATGTATTGGAAATCATCAACAAAGCTACATCAAGCAAAGGAAGCAAAAGAGCTGAGATTGGAAATATCGAAATTCTTGAGAAATTCTCTTTCTTTGAAGTTGAAAAATCTTTTAGCAATGAGCTTATAGGAAATCTTCAATCTATGAAGTTTAAAGGTAAAGACATGAGAGCTGAAGAGGCGAACTGA
- a CDS encoding DEAD/DEAH box helicase, translating to MLFTDLNIIKPILDALQKQGYEKPTPIQEQAIPSILEHRDVLGTAQTGTGKTAAFAIPILQNLTERKVPKNNHIKALILTPTRELAIQIEESFDAYGKNLPLRKLVVFGGVKQGSQETALRRGVDILVATPGRLLDFIAQGIISLKNLEIFVLDEADRMLDMGFVHDVKRIIKLLPQKRQTLFFSATMPTEIQKLADSILNTPIKVSVTPISSTAETIKQAVYFVDKDNKLELLTHILQNDISGAVLVFSRTKHGADKIARRLQSANISAEAIHGNKSQNARQNALSNFKGGRTRVLVATDIAARGIDIDELKYVVNYELSDVAETYVHRIGRTGRAGSEGSSISFVDGLDLLNLKDTEKLIGMKIPVEKNHPFHTDNLVVEKRDSNNKPFTPRPRPAGGGQQQKSDHSKKPKNKSNFSRKK from the coding sequence TTGTTATTTACAGACTTAAACATTATCAAGCCCATCTTAGATGCGCTTCAAAAGCAAGGTTATGAAAAACCTACCCCTATTCAGGAACAAGCAATTCCTTCAATTTTAGAACACAGAGATGTACTGGGAACTGCACAGACAGGAACCGGAAAAACAGCAGCATTTGCTATCCCCATCTTACAAAACCTTACCGAAAGAAAAGTTCCTAAGAATAATCATATAAAAGCATTAATTCTTACTCCAACGAGAGAATTAGCGATACAGATCGAAGAAAGCTTCGATGCATACGGAAAAAATTTACCGCTTAGAAAATTAGTGGTTTTCGGCGGTGTAAAGCAAGGAAGCCAGGAAACAGCTTTGAGAAGAGGTGTTGACATTTTGGTGGCAACTCCTGGAAGACTATTAGATTTTATCGCTCAGGGAATTATCAGTTTAAAAAATCTTGAAATCTTTGTACTAGATGAAGCCGACAGAATGTTGGATATGGGGTTTGTACACGATGTAAAAAGAATCATTAAACTTTTACCTCAAAAAAGACAAACGCTTTTCTTCTCGGCAACAATGCCTACAGAAATTCAGAAATTGGCAGATTCTATTTTGAATACTCCGATTAAAGTTTCAGTAACTCCAATTTCTTCGACTGCGGAAACAATCAAACAAGCGGTTTATTTTGTTGATAAAGACAATAAACTAGAATTGTTGACGCACATTTTGCAGAATGACATTTCTGGTGCAGTATTAGTTTTCTCGAGAACAAAACACGGTGCAGATAAGATTGCAAGAAGATTGCAGTCTGCAAACATCTCCGCAGAAGCGATCCACGGGAATAAATCTCAAAATGCAAGACAGAATGCTTTAAGTAATTTTAAAGGAGGAAGAACACGTGTTTTGGTAGCAACAGATATCGCCGCAAGAGGAATTGATATTGACGAACTGAAATATGTTGTAAACTACGAACTTTCAGACGTTGCAGAAACTTACGTTCACAGAATTGGTAGAACGGGTCGTGCAGGTTCAGAAGGGTCTTCAATCTCATTCGTAGATGGTTTAGATTTATTAAACCTAAAGGATACAGAAAAATTGATTGGAATGAAAATTCCGGTTGAAAAAAATCATCCTTTCCACACGGATAATCTGGTGGTTGAAAAAAGAGATTCAAACAATAAACCTTTTACACCAAGACCAAGACCTGCAGGTGGTGGTCAGCAACAAAAATCGGATCACAGTAAGAAGCCAAAAAACAAGAGTAATTTTTCTAGAAAGAAATAA
- a CDS encoding DUF47 domain-containing protein: protein MAIGNIFHAFQPKDKIFFVLFEKVTENLVAMSNDFNNGVKDFDLNDDAMLKLMSDYEHKNDELTHEIFIELGKNFITPFDREDIHTLATGLDDIADYIYASTKYIFLYKSPMMKAYADFSLLIHKACLEIQNAMKNLKGFKNMEQVKEACIKVNSIENIADDLLSNSMVELFETNDAINIIKISSVLNYLEIVTDKAEDVANTIENIMIKYA from the coding sequence ATGGCAATTGGTAATATTTTCCACGCATTTCAGCCAAAAGACAAAATCTTCTTTGTGCTTTTCGAAAAAGTAACAGAAAATTTAGTTGCAATGTCTAATGATTTCAACAACGGAGTAAAGGATTTCGATCTTAATGACGATGCAATGTTGAAACTGATGAGCGACTACGAGCACAAAAATGACGAACTTACTCACGAGATCTTTATTGAATTGGGAAAAAACTTCATCACACCTTTCGACCGTGAAGATATTCACACTTTGGCAACAGGTTTAGATGATATTGCAGATTATATCTACGCTTCTACAAAATATATTTTCTTGTACAAGTCTCCGATGATGAAGGCTTATGCAGACTTCTCACTATTGATTCACAAGGCTTGTCTTGAAATTCAGAATGCGATGAAAAACCTGAAAGGTTTTAAGAACATGGAGCAAGTAAAAGAAGCTTGTATCAAAGTAAATTCTATCGAGAACATTGCTGATGATCTTCTTTCAAACTCTATGGTAGAGCTTTTCGAGACGAATGATGCCATCAATATCATCAAAATATCATCAGTTCTTAATTATCTTGAGATCGTAACCGACAAAGCAGAAGATGTTGCCAATACGATTGAGAACATCATGATTAAATACGCTTAA
- a CDS encoding DUF2461 domain-containing protein, whose product MTATLSKKIFDYLKQLDENNNREWFNDNKNLFTEAQEEFENFVEQLIQEVGKSDEKVAKLNAKKSLLRIYRDIRFSKDKTPYKNYFGASLGMGKSNEKSGHYLHIQPGKSFIASGIYLPEAPVLKEIRKEISVFKDEFLKAIDHKDFKKYYGELDREHELKKIPQGFEKEDPMAEYLRLKSFIGVYNLTNKDAMDKNAVQKLTDIMNSAKPFNDFLNAPFSNASE is encoded by the coding sequence ATGACGGCTACACTTTCAAAAAAAATATTTGATTATCTGAAACAGCTCGATGAAAACAACAATCGAGAGTGGTTTAACGACAATAAAAATCTTTTCACTGAGGCTCAGGAAGAATTTGAAAATTTTGTAGAACAACTTATTCAGGAAGTCGGAAAATCTGATGAAAAAGTAGCGAAACTCAATGCTAAAAAATCATTGCTCAGAATTTATAGAGACATTCGTTTTTCTAAAGATAAAACGCCTTACAAAAATTATTTCGGTGCATCACTCGGAATGGGAAAAAGCAACGAAAAATCGGGTCACTACCTTCACATTCAACCCGGAAAATCATTTATTGCCAGCGGAATTTACCTGCCTGAAGCACCTGTTTTAAAAGAAATCAGAAAAGAAATATCAGTCTTTAAAGATGAATTTTTAAAAGCAATTGATCACAAAGATTTCAAAAAATACTATGGTGAATTAGACCGTGAGCATGAGTTGAAAAAAATTCCTCAAGGTTTTGAAAAAGAAGATCCAATGGCGGAATATCTTAGACTTAAAAGTTTTATCGGAGTTTATAACCTGACAAATAAAGATGCCATGGATAAAAACGCTGTACAAAAACTAACTGATATTATGAATTCTGCAAAACCTTTTAATGATTTTTTAAATGCGCCTTTTTCAAATGCTTCTGAGTAA
- a CDS encoding TatD family hydrolase: MIDTHTHLYSEEFDEDRKEAIQRALDKGITEFYLPAIDSESHEKMLLLESDYPNQIFSMMGLHPCYVKPESWETELEIVKKYLDERSFPAIGEIGIDLYWDKSTLDIQIKAFEQQIDWAIEKDLPIVIHTRESFDETFEVLERKRHPKLRGIFHCFSGNLEQAKHAIDLNFILGIGGVVTFKNGKIDQFLNEIPLDKIVLETDSPYLAPVPFRGKRNESSYLDLVAGKLVDIYNKDFAEIDRITSENAKRIFKK; the protein is encoded by the coding sequence ATGATTGATACGCATACCCATTTATATTCGGAAGAGTTTGATGAAGACAGAAAAGAAGCGATTCAAAGAGCTTTAGACAAAGGAATAACAGAGTTTTATCTCCCAGCGATCGATTCAGAATCTCATGAAAAAATGCTTCTACTGGAAAGTGATTATCCGAATCAGATTTTTTCAATGATGGGATTGCATCCGTGTTACGTAAAACCGGAATCTTGGGAAACTGAATTGGAAATTGTAAAGAAATATTTGGATGAAAGAAGTTTTCCTGCGATAGGAGAAATCGGGATTGATTTGTATTGGGATAAATCCACTTTGGACATTCAGATAAAAGCTTTTGAGCAACAAATTGATTGGGCAATTGAAAAAGACTTACCAATCGTAATTCATACCAGAGAAAGTTTTGACGAAACCTTTGAAGTTTTAGAAAGAAAAAGACACCCAAAATTAAGAGGGATTTTCCATTGTTTTTCGGGAAATCTCGAACAGGCAAAACACGCCATAGATTTAAATTTTATTTTAGGAATCGGTGGAGTAGTAACTTTTAAAAACGGAAAGATCGATCAGTTTTTAAACGAAATTCCTTTAGATAAAATCGTTTTGGAAACTGACTCACCTTATTTGGCACCAGTTCCATTCAGAGGAAAAAGAAATGAAAGCTCTTATCTTGATTTGGTTGCAGGGAAGTTGGTCGATATCTACAATAAAGATTTTGCTGAGATTGATAGAATTACAAGTGAGAATGCTAAAAGAATATTTAAAAAATAA
- a CDS encoding polyprenyl synthetase family protein, with product MEFLDTYQQIVADAINKYTFKDKPAELYEPMNYIISHGGKRLRPIMVLMACDLFGGDMKQAIKPALAIEFFHNFTLIHDDIMDEAPLRRNKPTIHTLHGINVGILSGDGLMLKAYKFFEDLEPEIFKACIRIFTHTGLLLCEGQQYDINFETQENVTFDDYIRMITYKTGVLSASSFEIGALIAKAQFKDAKAIFNFGKHIGIAFQIMDDYLDVFGDQAQFGKKHAGDIYENKKTVLYLLAKEHGTEEEKKELDYWYSKKTDNIDKVYGVEKIFRRTKVDEKALRLIEKHNEIGQSYLAKIDIAEDKKKPFAELANYLLRRES from the coding sequence ATGGAATTCTTAGACACCTACCAACAGATTGTTGCTGACGCCATTAATAAATACACGTTCAAAGATAAACCCGCAGAATTGTATGAGCCGATGAATTATATCATCTCGCACGGTGGTAAGCGCCTTCGTCCGATTATGGTGTTGATGGCGTGCGATTTGTTCGGTGGTGATATGAAACAGGCAATAAAGCCCGCTTTGGCGATTGAGTTTTTCCATAATTTTACCTTGATTCATGATGATATTATGGATGAAGCGCCTTTAAGAAGAAACAAGCCTACAATCCATACTTTACACGGGATCAACGTCGGAATTCTTTCAGGAGACGGATTGATGCTGAAAGCGTATAAATTCTTCGAAGATCTTGAACCTGAAATTTTCAAAGCGTGTATCAGAATTTTCACCCATACAGGCTTGCTTTTATGCGAAGGTCAGCAATATGATATCAATTTTGAAACTCAGGAAAATGTGACTTTTGATGACTACATCAGAATGATTACTTATAAAACCGGAGTTTTAAGCGCATCTTCATTTGAGATCGGTGCATTGATTGCAAAGGCTCAGTTTAAAGATGCCAAGGCTATCTTCAACTTCGGAAAACACATCGGAATTGCCTTCCAGATTATGGATGATTATTTGGATGTTTTCGGAGATCAGGCTCAGTTTGGGAAGAAACATGCAGGTGATATTTACGAAAATAAAAAGACCGTTCTTTACCTTTTAGCAAAAGAACACGGTACGGAAGAAGAGAAAAAAGAATTGGATTATTGGTACTCTAAAAAAACCGATAATATTGATAAAGTGTACGGTGTTGAAAAGATTTTCAGAAGAACAAAAGTTGACGAGAAAGCATTACGTCTGATCGAAAAACATAATGAAATCGGTCAAAGTTATCTTGCGAAAATCGACATTGCAGAAGACAAGAAAAAACCGTTTGCTGAGTTGGCAAACTACCTTTTGAGAAGAGAAAGCTAA
- a CDS encoding acyltransferase family protein yields the protein MQKLPNITSLRFFLALLVMIYHIPQFFHNRGLPSFNDLPIFNKGIEAVYMFFSLSGFLIIKQLFLEKEINSKIDLKKFYIRRALRILPLYYLIALTGILYYNFFLPNIGIEMPRTYNLIDGIILLLVFLPNVLHLSNPGGILEILWSIGIEEQFYLLIAPIIVLIPSKRTVFFLLAFSFIFIFLYHSSLFSFLMKYKVMFFYFSFAGFCSFLKIKKNKFSEAFSFIIYLSVALYFTTNIFIENLSQFQYNLISMILFGFFLHCFTQNTFSFFQNKSLVYLGKISYGIYMYHSIVMQLVGFLFLNFFSKYNLNSITTIITSFLLVIIITLLISHFSYRFYEKKFLNMKRDYRVLK from the coding sequence ATGCAAAAACTTCCCAATATAACTTCATTAAGATTTTTCTTGGCTTTATTGGTTATGATTTATCATATTCCACAATTTTTTCATAACCGAGGCCTACCGTCTTTTAATGATTTACCTATATTTAATAAAGGTATAGAGGCAGTTTATATGTTTTTTTCACTAAGTGGTTTTCTGATAATCAAACAGCTTTTTTTAGAAAAAGAAATTAACAGCAAAATTGATTTAAAGAAATTCTATATCAGAAGAGCATTAAGGATTTTACCGTTATATTACTTGATTGCATTGACAGGGATTCTGTACTACAATTTTTTTCTTCCAAACATTGGTATAGAAATGCCTCGAACTTATAATTTAATAGACGGAATTATCCTTTTATTGGTATTTCTCCCGAATGTGCTTCATCTTTCAAACCCTGGCGGTATATTAGAAATACTCTGGTCAATTGGTATTGAGGAACAATTTTATCTTCTAATTGCACCAATAATCGTCTTAATTCCCTCCAAAAGAACTGTGTTTTTTTTACTTGCCTTTAGCTTTATTTTTATCTTTCTGTACCATTCATCATTGTTTTCTTTTCTGATGAAGTACAAAGTGATGTTTTTTTATTTTTCCTTTGCAGGGTTTTGTTCCTTTTTGAAAATTAAAAAAAATAAATTTTCTGAGGCTTTCAGCTTTATTATCTATCTATCTGTAGCTTTATATTTCACAACTAATATTTTTATAGAAAATTTATCACAATTTCAATACAATTTGATTAGTATGATTTTGTTTGGTTTTTTCTTACATTGTTTTACGCAAAATACATTTAGTTTTTTTCAGAATAAAAGTTTAGTTTATTTAGGTAAAATATCTTACGGAATCTATATGTATCACTCGATTGTAATGCAGTTGGTAGGATTTTTATTTTTAAATTTCTTTTCAAAGTATAATTTGAATAGTATAACAACAATAATAACCAGCTTTTTACTGGTTATTATTATTACCCTTTTGATATCTCATTTTTCTTACCGTTTCTACGAAAAGAAGTTTTTAAATATGAAGAGGGATTATAGAGTTTTAAAATAA
- a CDS encoding inorganic phosphate transporter: MDFPILLTVIIALALIFDYINGFHDAANSIATIVSTKVLTPFQAVLWAAVWNFAAFFIAAYIIGEFKIGNTIAKTVNENFITLEVIFSGLIAAIAWNLLTWWFGIPSSSSHTLIGGFLGAALMHAFLMDYREVVAATPDLGIFDTLKQTITKVASQDVVKFSKVIPIFLFIFLAPVIGMIISIIITLIIVHLYKKSNPHKADKSFKRLQLVSSALFSLGHGLNDAQKVMGIIGAALIYYHVNMLQDPIYLNIESAERFNYFAEHYMWVPLVSFVAIALGTMSGGWKIIKTMGTKITKVTPLEGVSAETAGAITLFITDHFGIPVSTTHTITGSIIGVGLTKRVSAVRWGITVSLLWAWVLTIPISAIVAALTYLAVTYLT; encoded by the coding sequence ATGGATTTTCCTATTTTACTTACGGTTATTATTGCTTTGGCTTTAATCTTCGATTATATTAATGGTTTTCATGACGCTGCCAACTCTATTGCGACAATTGTTTCAACAAAAGTTTTAACTCCGTTTCAGGCGGTACTTTGGGCAGCAGTTTGGAATTTTGCAGCTTTCTTTATCGCAGCTTACATCATTGGTGAGTTTAAAATCGGTAACACGATTGCAAAAACCGTCAATGAGAACTTTATTACTTTAGAAGTTATCTTTTCAGGATTGATTGCTGCTATCGCATGGAATCTTTTGACCTGGTGGTTTGGGATTCCTTCTTCATCATCTCACACTTTGATTGGTGGTTTCTTGGGAGCAGCATTGATGCACGCTTTCTTGATGGATTACCGTGAAGTTGTAGCTGCCACTCCAGATTTGGGAATATTTGATACTTTAAAACAGACAATTACTAAAGTAGCAAGTCAGGATGTTGTGAAATTCAGTAAAGTAATTCCAATTTTCCTGTTTATTTTCCTTGCTCCGGTCATCGGGATGATTATTTCAATTATCATTACCTTAATTATTGTACATCTTTATAAAAAATCAAATCCCCATAAAGCTGATAAATCTTTCAAGAGATTACAGTTGGTTTCTTCGGCTTTGTTTAGTTTAGGACATGGTCTTAATGATGCTCAGAAAGTAATGGGAATCATCGGGGCAGCATTGATCTACTACCACGTAAATATGCTTCAGGATCCTATTTATTTAAATATTGAATCTGCTGAACGTTTTAATTATTTTGCAGAACATTACATGTGGGTTCCTTTAGTTTCGTTTGTTGCGATCGCTTTGGGTACAATGAGTGGAGGTTGGAAGATCATTAAAACAATGGGTACTAAAATTACGAAAGTAACGCCATTAGAAGGTGTAAGTGCTGAAACTGCTGGTGCAATCACGCTTTTCATTACTGATCACTTTGGAATTCCGGTTTCTACAACGCATACGATTACCGGTTCGATCATCGGGGTTGGATTAACCAAAAGGGTTTCTGCAGTACGTTGGGGAATTACAGTAAGCTTGCTTTGGGCTTGGGTTTTAACCATTCCAATCTCAGCAATTGTTGCTGCGCTTACTTATCTTGCGGTAACGTATTTGACTTAA
- the obgE gene encoding GTPase ObgE translates to MSNFVDYVKIHCKSGHGGAGSAHLRREKYIPKGGPDGGDGGRGGHVIMKGNSQEWTLLPLRYTRHVKAERGQNGAKNQLTGAYGEDTYIEVPVGTIAKNEEGEIVGEILEHGQEIILMEGGKGGKGNEHFKSSTHQTPRYAQPGMDGQEGYIVFELKILADVGLVGFPNAGKSTLLASVSAARPKIANYAFTTLTPNLGIVDYRNYKSFVMADIPGIIEGAAEGKGLGHRFLRHIERNSILLFLIPADSEHHFQEFKILENELKEYNPELLDKDFVISVSKADLLDDELKKEISAEFPEHRKPLFFSGVTGEGLMELKDAIWKQLHG, encoded by the coding sequence ATGTCAAATTTTGTAGATTACGTAAAGATTCATTGTAAAAGCGGTCATGGTGGCGCAGGTTCTGCCCATCTTCGCCGTGAAAAATATATTCCCAAAGGTGGTCCTGATGGTGGAGACGGTGGCCGTGGTGGTCATGTGATCATGAAAGGGAATTCACAGGAATGGACTTTACTTCCACTTCGTTACACCCGTCACGTAAAAGCGGAACGTGGACAAAACGGAGCAAAAAACCAGTTAACCGGAGCATACGGAGAAGATACTTACATCGAAGTTCCTGTAGGAACGATTGCTAAAAATGAAGAAGGTGAAATTGTAGGTGAAATCTTAGAGCATGGGCAGGAAATCATCCTGATGGAAGGCGGAAAAGGTGGAAAAGGAAATGAGCATTTCAAATCATCAACACACCAAACTCCTCGTTATGCACAACCTGGAATGGACGGACAGGAAGGTTACATCGTTTTCGAACTTAAAATCTTAGCTGATGTTGGTTTGGTAGGCTTCCCTAATGCAGGAAAATCTACGCTTTTAGCTTCTGTTTCGGCAGCAAGACCTAAAATCGCTAATTATGCTTTTACAACTTTAACTCCCAATTTAGGAATTGTAGATTACAGAAATTATAAATCTTTTGTAATGGCTGATATCCCCGGAATTATCGAAGGAGCGGCTGAAGGAAAAGGTCTGGGACATAGATTCTTAAGACATATTGAAAGAAATTCAATTTTATTGTTTTTAATTCCTGCAGATTCTGAACATCATTTTCAAGAGTTTAAAATTCTGGAGAACGAATTGAAAGAATATAATCCTGAATTATTGGATAAAGATTTCGTTATTTCCGTTTCAAAAGCAGACCTTTTGGATGACGAATTGAAAAAAGAAATCTCAGCAGAATTTCCGGAGCACAGAAAACCATTATTCTTCTCAGGAGTTACTGGCGAAGGCTTGATGGAACTGAAAGATGCTATCTGGAAACAGCTGCACGGATAG
- a CDS encoding DUF4269 domain-containing protein, which yields MIDFTKIDYLKDGNERQKRAFEVLTKYRIFKVLEFYSPILAGTIPIEIDIEGSDLDIICELDFKFEEDFLDDIAFSKMIPFKADVKVEYPIIDGETSIVINFILEEFPIEIFAQNKPTTQQNAYLHMIAEHKILQEKGEDFKQKIIELKKKGIKTEPAFGMLLNLENSYEDLLKF from the coding sequence ATGATTGACTTTACCAAAATTGATTATCTGAAAGACGGAAATGAAAGACAGAAAAGAGCTTTTGAAGTTCTTACTAAATATAGAATCTTCAAAGTATTAGAATTTTATTCTCCTATTTTAGCAGGAACGATTCCAATAGAAATTGATATTGAAGGAAGTGATTTGGATATTATCTGCGAACTAGATTTTAAATTTGAGGAAGATTTTTTGGACGATATTGCGTTTAGTAAAATGATTCCTTTTAAGGCGGATGTCAAAGTAGAATATCCAATTATAGATGGCGAAACATCTATTGTGATAAACTTTATTTTGGAAGAGTTTCCAATTGAAATTTTTGCTCAAAATAAACCAACAACTCAGCAAAATGCATATCTGCACATGATTGCAGAACACAAAATACTACAGGAAAAAGGAGAAGATTTTAAACAAAAAATAATAGAGTTAAAGAAAAAAGGAATCAAAACTGAACCAGCTTTCGGAATGTTGCTGAATTTAGAAAATTCTTATGAAGATCTATTAAAATTTTAA